In one window of Sciurus carolinensis chromosome X, mSciCar1.2, whole genome shotgun sequence DNA:
- the Mtcp1 gene encoding protein p13 MTCP-1: MAGEDVGAPPDHLWVHQEGIYRDEYQRTWVAVVEEETSFLRARVQQIQVPLGNAARPSHLLTSQLPLMWQLYPEERYMDNNSRLWQIQHHLMVRGVQELLLKLLPDD, translated from the exons ATGgcaggagaggatgtgggggCTCCACCCGATCACCTCTGGGTTCACCAAGAGGGTATCTACCGCGACGAATACCAGCGCACATGGGTGGCCGTTGTGGAAGAG GAGACAAGTTTCCTAAGGGCACGAGTCCAGCAAATTCAGGTTCCCTTAGGTAACGCAGCTAGGCCAAGTCACCTTCTTACCTCCCAGCTACCTCTCATGTGGCAACTCTACCCGGAGGAGCGCTACATGGATAACAACTCTCGCTTGTGGCAGATACAGCATCATTTAATG GTCAGGGGAGTACAGGAGCTGTTGCTTAAGCTTTTGCCTGATGATTAA